Part of the Moorella sp. E308F genome, GACCATTCAGACGGTAAATTATATACGGACCAAAAACATCAATGAAGTCAACGGCAGCGGGGGTGGTACCCAGATCCCCCTGGAGATACTTCTGCCTGCTCAGGAATTTACCAGCTTGCGCTACCGCGTATATTTTTACCACGCAGATAAGGAGATTACAGGAAAGCTGGCAGCAAATCTGGAAGAAGGGAAAAGCCGCTATCCCCTTTACCTGGGGCTAAGCGAATTCATAGCGAAGCCGATTCTGGTAGATTTGGTGAGTGAAAAGAGTATCCAGGAGGTGCAGCCGGGGAGGGAGGTCGAACTGGTGACAGTATGCAATGCTCAGGCCATAGAGCGGTTGAATTTTAATGGTGAGGGCGGTGACCTCCAGTATATAAGGGAAAAAGCTCCCCAAAGCTTTGGCCCTGGCCGGGAACTGCGGCCGCCAGTTTCCATAATTTACGAAAAGAACCAAAAGAAGCTGCGCGGTATATTTAAAGTCCCTGTATATTCCCTGCG contains:
- the cas5 gene encoding CRISPR-associated protein Cas5, whose product is MQDIVVFDLVGPMAHFRKFYTNSSSLSYAFPPRTALMGIVAAILGWERDSYYDLLSPAKARLAAAIKAPVRKTIQTVNYIRTKNINEVNGSGGGTQIPLEILLPAQEFTSLRYRVYFYHADKEITGKLAANLEEGKSRYPLYLGLSEFIAKPILVDLVSEKSIQEVQPGREVELVTVCNAQAIERLNFNGEGGDLQYIREKAPQSFGPGRELRPPVSIIYEKNQKKLRGIFKVPVYSLRYRAGEEEVVSFLEV